Proteins from a single region of Struthio camelus isolate bStrCam1 chromosome W, bStrCam1.hap1, whole genome shotgun sequence:
- the LOC104138533 gene encoding sialic acid-binding Ig-like lectin 15 — protein sequence MKEFGLFLLCLLCIFKKGLQSSGWSIQVPSDVTGELGKTVILPCTFTHPYKIFDRTLTAIWRIREPYNGTVVFKCVAQGSSELCKTAVSYKNKYKLLGNPRHKDLTIRIDNLTWSDSERYFCRVELSGDIHDKYESRNGIKLHLIAAPRIINITVSSNGDRTFKARCTAEGEPAPSLTWTGPHSSNFTSVTNTNHQVTKELQYLTHDGKYTCTAVNSHGRAEGAVYFYKFKTSNSSLFLILIFVPLGIKVLVLLVIVSFTVFWRGGPFTTPTSLARPQSQDSTYENLDRRHCGSPTSLTERTAAPRS from the exons ATGAAAGAGTTCggtttgtttcttctctgcctcctttgcATCTTCAAGAAGG GTCTGCAGTCCAGTGGCTGGTCCATTCAAGTCCCATCTGATGTTACTGGTGAATTAGGGAAGACGGTCATTCTGCCCTGTACTTTCACACACCCCTACAAAATATTTGACCGGACCCTCACTGCCATTTGGAGGATCAGGGAACCTTACAATGGTACAGTCGTTTTCAAGTGCGTTGCTCAAGGCTCCAGTGAACTCTGTAAGACTGCTGTCagctataaaaacaaatacaaactgcTTGGCAACCCACGGCACAAGGATCTTACCATCAGGATCGACAATCTGACCTGGAGTGACAGTGAGAGATATTTTTGTCGAGTGGAGCTCTCTGGAGATATTCACGACAAGTATGAAAGCAGGAATGGGATAAAGCTCCATTTGATCG CTGCCCCCAGGATCATCAACATCACCGTTAGCTCGAATGGAGATCGTACCTTCAAAGCACGCTGCACAGCTGAAGGGGAGCCAGCACCTTCCCTGACATGGACCGGCCCTCACTCCAGCAACTTCACCTCCGTCACGAACACGAATCACCAGGTCACCAAAGAGCTCCAGTACCTGACACACGATGGAAAATACACATGTACTGCTGTCAACAGCCACGGGAGAGCAGAAGGGGCTGTGTACTTCTATAAATTCAAAACGTCCAACAGCTCCCTTTTCCTGATCCTGATTTTTGTACCGTTGGGAATTAAAGTACTTGTTTTGCTGGTGATAGTGAGCTTTACTGTTTTCTGGAGAGGAG GTCCCTTCACTACCCCAACCAGCCTGGCCCG GCCACAGTCACAGGACTCCACCTATGAGAACCTGGACCGCAGGCACTGCGGCAGCCCCACTTCGCTAACAGAACGAACTGCAGCACCACGAAGTTAA